A window from Sinanaerobacter sp. ZZT-01 encodes these proteins:
- a CDS encoding sigma-54 interaction domain-containing protein has product MIKFETILNAMDEGVLIVNQENKIVYFNRAYGDFIGHTLEEVKGSVLTKIRPGARMPQVLRKGKPMEVVFREEKGEEYFANIYPIFEDGTLRGGVSTVTFLRNAQFIMDTLKELEKKQSDLKERMRHTNGTRYEFQDIICQSAASLKCIEDAKKIAKSDISVLIDGESGCGKELYAQAIHNESLRQEYPFVAINCAALNGNILESELFGYEGGAFTGANKNGKPGIFEIAEKGTIFLDEVSELDYNLQAKLLRVIQERKIRRVGGTSEIGIDVRLICACNVDLIKYIEEKKFRKDLYYRISTFPLHLPPLRERREDIIPLVEKHLGVLGIQQKRNLSISAEAKGILYKYNWPGNVRELNNVLEYSAVVCHDNEIGVSSLPPSVLEDLNQSDYYFKPLAEAVRLFEKEQIKKAVEFYGESVEDKKNVAEKLGISLATLYNKLNDQ; this is encoded by the coding sequence ATGATAAAATTTGAGACCATATTAAATGCTATGGATGAAGGCGTTCTTATCGTCAATCAAGAAAACAAAATTGTGTATTTTAATCGTGCTTACGGCGATTTTATCGGCCATACTTTAGAAGAAGTAAAGGGCTCGGTTTTGACAAAAATTCGTCCGGGAGCAAGAATGCCTCAGGTTTTAAGAAAAGGAAAGCCGATGGAAGTCGTCTTTCGGGAGGAAAAGGGGGAGGAATATTTTGCAAACATTTATCCGATCTTTGAGGATGGAACTCTGAGAGGCGGAGTTTCAACGGTTACTTTCTTAAGAAATGCACAATTTATTATGGATACGTTAAAAGAGCTTGAAAAAAAGCAATCGGATTTGAAAGAAAGAATGAGACATACAAATGGGACAAGATATGAGTTTCAGGATATCATTTGTCAAAGTGCGGCTTCTTTAAAATGCATAGAAGATGCTAAGAAAATTGCAAAGTCGGATATTTCTGTGCTCATTGATGGAGAAAGCGGCTGCGGCAAAGAGTTATATGCGCAGGCAATTCATAATGAAAGTCTGAGACAAGAATATCCTTTTGTAGCGATTAATTGTGCAGCTCTTAACGGAAACATACTGGAGAGTGAGCTTTTTGGATATGAGGGCGGTGCCTTTACCGGAGCAAATAAGAACGGAAAACCGGGTATTTTTGAAATTGCAGAAAAAGGAACCATTTTTTTAGATGAAGTTTCTGAATTGGATTATAATCTTCAGGCAAAACTACTTCGGGTTATTCAGGAAAGGAAAATAAGACGCGTAGGAGGAACTTCCGAAATCGGGATTGATGTGAGACTCATATGTGCCTGTAATGTTGATTTGATAAAATATATAGAAGAGAAAAAGTTCAGAAAGGATTTGTATTATCGGATTTCCACGTTTCCTCTGCACCTCCCCCCTCTCAGAGAGCGCAGGGAAGATATTATTCCCCTTGTGGAAAAGCATCTTGGGGTACTTGGAATTCAACAGAAGAGAAACCTTTCCATCAGTGCAGAGGCAAAAGGAATTCTCTATAAATATAACTGGCCGGGGAATGTAAGAGAGTTAAACAATGTGTTGGAATACAGCGCAGTAGTCTGCCACGACAATGAAATCGGAGTTTCAAGTCTGCCTCCTTCCGTACTAGAGGACTTAAATCAAAGTGATTACTATTTTAAGCCGCTGGCAGAGGCAGTACGGCTGTTTGAAAAGGAGCAGATAAAAAAAGCAGTTGAATTTTACGGAGAATCGGTAGAAGATAAAAAAAATGTCGCTGAGAAGCTTGGAATCTCACTGGCGACTCTTTATAATAAATTAAACGATCAATAA
- a CDS encoding helix-turn-helix transcriptional regulator, producing MAIIVNLDVVMARRKMSAGELSERIGITPANLSILKNNKAKAIRFSTLEEICKALECQPGDILEYVKD from the coding sequence ATGGCAATCATCGTGAACTTAGATGTTGTGATGGCAAGAAGAAAAATGTCTGCCGGAGAGCTTTCTGAACGTATTGGCATTACTCCTGCAAATTTGTCTATTTTAAAAAACAATAAGGCAAAGGCGATCCGTTTTTCTACTTTAGAGGAAATTTGCAAAGCTTTGGAATGTCAACCGGGAGATATTTTGGAATACGTGAAGGATTAA
- a CDS encoding tRNA threonylcarbamoyladenosine dehydratase — protein sequence MLHEFSRTALLIGEEAIDRLSHASVAIFGVGGVGGYVAESLARSGIGHFTLFDNDTVSLTNINRQIIATHKTLGRLKVEVMKERILEINPKADVKIHSVFFTADNADEFDLSHYSYIVDAIDTVASKLLLIECAKNADIPIICSMGAGNKLDPTRFEVTDIAKTSVCPLAKVIRSELRKRKIKDVKVVYSKEEALKPAVSEETGKRQIPGSIAYVPSTAGLILASEVVKDLIK from the coding sequence ATGTTACATGAGTTTTCAAGAACCGCACTTTTGATTGGAGAAGAAGCCATCGACCGGCTCAGCCACGCTTCTGTCGCTATCTTTGGGGTCGGAGGAGTCGGAGGTTATGTCGCAGAAAGTCTGGCAAGAAGTGGAATCGGTCATTTCACTTTATTTGACAACGATACCGTATCGCTTACAAATATAAACCGACAGATTATTGCAACCCACAAAACACTGGGAAGACTAAAGGTTGAGGTGATGAAAGAGCGGATTTTAGAGATTAATCCAAAAGCGGATGTAAAGATACATTCCGTCTTTTTTACTGCGGATAACGCAGACGAATTTGATTTGTCTCATTATTCCTATATCGTAGATGCGATTGATACCGTAGCTTCTAAACTGCTTTTAATTGAATGTGCAAAAAATGCAGACATACCCATCATCTGCTCTATGGGAGCAGGAAACAAACTGGACCCGACACGATTTGAAGTTACAGATATTGCTAAAACTTCTGTCTGTCCCCTCGCAAAGGTCATTCGTTCGGAATTACGAAAACGGAAAATTAAAGATGTGAAGGTTGTGTATTCCAAAGAGGAAGCATTAAAACCAGCGGTATCCGAAGAAACCGGAAAACGTCAAATTCCCGGAAGCATTGCTTACGTTCCGTCCACAGCCGGATTGATCCTTGCAAGTGAAGTCGTAAAAGACTTAATAAAATAA
- a CDS encoding peroxiredoxin: protein MEENHLTIGMKAPDFYADTTMGPMQMSDYKGSWLVFFSHPGDFTPVCTTEFIAFANANPAFESRNTKLLGLSIDSNPSHLAWVYSIFEDTGIEIPFPVVADRMGDVARLYGMIAPDVSETQTVRNVFIIDPDQIVRAILTYPLTNGRNIPEILRLVEALQTTDEYQVVTPANWVPGQPVMVPPPRTYEQLLERVNNPGGMGLTCEDWWWCYKDITE from the coding sequence ATGGAAGAAAATCATCTTACAATTGGAATGAAGGCTCCTGATTTTTATGCAGATACGACAATGGGGCCGATGCAGATGTCTGATTATAAAGGAAGCTGGCTTGTTTTTTTCTCTCATCCCGGGGATTTTACTCCGGTATGTACTACTGAATTCATTGCATTCGCCAATGCAAATCCTGCATTTGAAAGCCGGAATACAAAGCTATTAGGTCTAAGTATTGACAGTAACCCGTCCCATTTGGCTTGGGTTTATTCGATTTTTGAAGATACAGGGATTGAGATACCATTCCCGGTTGTGGCAGACCGCATGGGGGATGTGGCAAGATTGTATGGTATGATCGCACCAGATGTCAGTGAAACGCAAACAGTGCGGAATGTGTTTATCATCGATCCGGATCAAATCGTTCGGGCGATACTTACTTACCCTTTAACAAATGGCAGAAACATTCCAGAAATTTTACGTTTGGTGGAGGCATTGCAGACAACTGATGAATACCAGGTAGTGACTCCCGCAAACTGGGTGCCTGGTCAGCCGGTCATGGTGCCGCCACCACGGACGTATGAGCAGCTATTGGAACGGGTTAACAATCCGGGCGGTATGGGTCTGACCTGTGAGGATTGGTGGTGGTGCTATAAGGACATAACAGAGTAA
- a CDS encoding DUF2975 domain-containing protein gives MWNAVKSVNLSSICTKVVMALIVLFGVGAPRLIKLYMAYTAKNPDLIVPLLMTVYACCVPSLTALYCLNRLLDNIKRDYVFIDKNVQYLRAISWCCFAVAGILFLSGYYYLLFLIVAAAAVFFGLILRVVKNVIEQAVKLKRENELTI, from the coding sequence ATGTGGAATGCAGTGAAATCAGTAAACCTTTCCTCAATTTGCACAAAGGTGGTTATGGCGCTTATTGTCTTGTTTGGTGTGGGAGCGCCTCGCCTCATCAAGCTGTACATGGCTTATACTGCGAAGAATCCGGACTTGATTGTACCACTTTTAATGACAGTGTATGCGTGTTGTGTACCGTCTTTGACCGCACTTTACTGCTTAAATCGTCTTTTAGACAACATAAAGAGAGATTACGTTTTTATTGATAAAAATGTGCAGTATCTCCGAGCGATTTCTTGGTGTTGTTTTGCTGTGGCGGGGATATTATTCCTGTCAGGCTACTATTATCTCTTATTTTTAATAGTTGCTGCTGCGGCGGTTTTCTTTGGATTGATTTTAAGGGTGGTGAAGAATGTAATTGAACAGGCAGTTAAATTAAAACGAGAAAATGAATTGACAATTTGA
- a CDS encoding GNAT family N-acetyltransferase: MNHRYINLTEENLENEHVCCAISDKKHQCGVSVKKQWLRERFDEGHVFRKLDAKGKVFIEYAPLETAWVPVEGKNYIYIYCLWVSGSFKGQGCGQELLEYCIEDAKKQGKSGVCIISSKKKKPYLSDKKFMQKYGFQVADTIGDMYELLALSFEGTKPNFTESAKAQAIKSKRLTIYYSKQCPFILNCIEQVTAYCKKNEIPLDMIEVDTLEKAKHVPSVFNNWAIFYRGKFESVQLMNEGSLKKLLHSLEEN, translated from the coding sequence ATGAATCATAGATATATTAATTTAACAGAAGAAAACCTTGAAAACGAGCATGTTTGCTGTGCGATTTCGGATAAAAAGCATCAATGTGGTGTCTCTGTAAAAAAACAATGGTTGAGGGAACGCTTTGACGAAGGACATGTTTTTAGAAAGCTCGATGCAAAGGGAAAAGTCTTCATTGAATATGCGCCACTTGAAACCGCATGGGTTCCGGTTGAGGGGAAGAATTATATCTACATTTACTGCTTATGGGTTTCCGGAAGTTTCAAAGGGCAGGGATGCGGACAGGAGCTTTTAGAGTATTGCATAGAGGATGCAAAGAAGCAAGGAAAATCCGGGGTATGTATCATCAGTTCGAAAAAGAAAAAACCATACCTTTCTGACAAAAAATTTATGCAAAAATATGGCTTTCAGGTGGCTGATACGATAGGAGATATGTATGAACTCTTAGCATTGTCATTTGAAGGGACGAAGCCAAATTTTACAGAAAGCGCAAAGGCACAAGCAATTAAAAGTAAAAGGCTTACTATTTATTATAGCAAACAATGCCCTTTCATTTTAAATTGCATCGAGCAGGTTACAGCATATTGCAAAAAGAATGAGATCCCTCTTGACATGATTGAGGTAGATACACTTGAGAAAGCAAAGCATGTTCCCAGTGTATTCAATAATTGGGCTATTTTTTATAGAGGGAAATTTGAAAGTGTCCAACTGATGAACGAAGGCAGCTTAAAAAAACTGCTTCATAGCTTAGAAGAAAATTAA
- a CDS encoding citrate:proton symporter: MSLALIGFLTIVIMLTLIMTKKLQTLLALIIVPIIGCLVAGQGSQLGTFITDGLKNIAPTGVMFIFAILFFGVLSDAGTFDPIVKGILKVVGKDPVKICIGTFLLAAIVHLDGSGAVTFLIAIPALLPLYQKLGMRATTLATLVALGAGIMNMLPWGGPTLRAITALKSDINGIFNPMLIPMICGFITILIIAVFLGRAEKKRLGDTLNDIHLDESESEETPEQAELKRPKLFIVNLILIIAAVAVMLKSILPPAAVFMIGTALVLLINYPDIKMQKERVDSHAKAALMMASMLFAAGSFIGIMQGSGMLTALAEAIVTFIPTSLGGFIPVLVGILGVPLSLVFDPDSYYYGVLPVLSQAVEMMGGDPLSIARASIAGQMTLGFPISPLTGATFLLTGLTGLDLAEHQRKTLPLAWGVSIVVVIVAAVTGAIAF; the protein is encoded by the coding sequence ATGTCATTAGCGCTTATTGGATTTTTAACAATTGTCATAATGCTTACCTTGATTATGACGAAAAAGCTGCAGACACTTCTTGCACTTATCATTGTACCTATTATAGGCTGCCTGGTCGCGGGTCAGGGTTCCCAATTGGGGACTTTTATCACAGACGGGCTGAAAAATATTGCTCCTACCGGTGTAATGTTTATTTTTGCTATTCTGTTTTTTGGCGTCCTGTCAGATGCAGGCACATTTGATCCGATTGTGAAGGGGATTTTAAAAGTAGTGGGAAAAGACCCGGTTAAAATCTGTATCGGCACTTTCCTGCTTGCAGCGATTGTTCATTTAGATGGTTCGGGAGCAGTTACGTTTTTAATTGCGATTCCGGCATTGCTGCCTTTGTATCAGAAATTGGGGATGCGTGCAACGACACTTGCAACATTGGTTGCGCTTGGTGCAGGTATTATGAACATGCTCCCGTGGGGTGGCCCTACGTTAAGAGCGATAACCGCATTAAAATCTGATATTAATGGTATTTTTAATCCGATGCTCATTCCAATGATTTGCGGATTTATTACAATACTAATCATCGCGGTATTCTTAGGAAGAGCGGAGAAGAAAAGACTGGGAGATACGTTGAACGACATTCATTTGGATGAGTCGGAGAGTGAAGAAACTCCAGAACAGGCAGAGTTAAAAAGGCCAAAGCTGTTTATCGTCAATCTTATTTTAATTATTGCTGCGGTTGCCGTTATGCTGAAATCAATCCTGCCGCCTGCCGCTGTATTTATGATTGGAACTGCATTGGTATTACTGATAAATTATCCGGATATTAAAATGCAGAAAGAAAGAGTGGATTCTCACGCAAAGGCTGCGCTGATGATGGCATCGATGTTATTTGCGGCCGGTTCCTTTATTGGAATCATGCAGGGTTCTGGCATGCTTACTGCTTTGGCAGAAGCCATTGTGACCTTTATACCGACATCTTTAGGTGGGTTTATACCAGTTTTGGTTGGTATATTAGGTGTTCCTTTGAGCTTGGTATTCGATCCGGATTCCTATTACTATGGAGTGCTTCCGGTATTATCTCAGGCTGTAGAGATGATGGGAGGAGACCCACTATCCATTGCAAGAGCATCCATCGCAGGCCAGATGACTTTAGGATTCCCGATCAGCCCGCTGACCGGAGCGACTTTCCTTCTTACCGGTCTTACAGGACTCGATTTGGCGGAACATCAGAGAAAAACGTTGCCATTAGCCTGGGGTGTATCTATAGTAGTCGTAATTGTTGCAGCAGTAACTGGTGCAATTGCTTTTTAA
- a CDS encoding M56 family metallopeptidase: protein MDELFLKVCNMSITASYVVFVLLAIRLFLRKAPKKYSYVLWSIALFRFLCPVSFSSMFSLFQIKPFDMTVAQSGSGAGLNYIPANIGLMTTPKVTVGIPAMNAALSESLPAPAPYASANPMQIWIFIGSSIWLMGILILLTYNFVSYVRLKNRMDTAVLWKENIYESDKICSPFLLGFIHPKIYIPFGLGETERTFVLMHERYHLKRKDNLIKLFSFLVLLCHWFNPLAWLAYRLMVKDMEMSCDEKVLSEGGKGIAYAYSMSLLSFAANRRHLAESPLFFGEIGIRQRIKNVLSFQKPQRWVSVLAVILCIMTTVACAANPVQQIKEGMSGGEITGNYIFEEALYMNPLSSFMPFKDFKEYYTLTPDFLIVTDENGEQRKFPVSYNKEKVEEQAFEDSFSIKFSSLPNISDYKERYRYMLTDLPDARNYGIYQMDDEVWIASFYNADDTKQGESFWSIYKIKNFDGEIPLRRSIRGKTDGVEAFQALQKGFQSQYTDDLCYNITPEYIEKNSDYKIFKYGASCASFLLYEGEIYPLGEWFGGFGITSMVLNDLNEDGKAELYFTYSWGSGIHRSHAAYFDPAIEQVVAFTYSKQDGDLLVTDNDKGGVSLYDAAVLTMDNFSNFDIKGSKRISDIIYRNNEIKLDSFY, encoded by the coding sequence ATGGACGAACTATTTTTAAAAGTATGCAATATGAGCATTACAGCAAGCTATGTCGTTTTTGTATTACTTGCGATTCGTCTTTTTTTAAGAAAAGCTCCGAAAAAATATTCTTACGTGTTATGGTCAATTGCACTGTTTCGCTTCCTTTGCCCGGTTTCCTTTTCTTCGATGTTCAGTCTTTTTCAGATTAAGCCTTTTGATATGACGGTGGCACAGAGTGGAAGTGGTGCAGGCTTAAATTATATTCCTGCGAATATAGGGCTTATGACTACGCCGAAGGTAACGGTTGGGATTCCGGCTATGAATGCTGCTCTTAGTGAAAGCTTACCGGCTCCTGCTCCATATGCAAGTGCGAATCCTATGCAGATATGGATTTTCATTGGAAGTAGTATTTGGCTGATGGGAATCTTGATTCTTCTCACGTATAACTTTGTGTCTTATGTTCGATTAAAAAATCGTATGGATACAGCGGTATTATGGAAAGAAAATATTTATGAGTCTGATAAAATTTGCTCACCCTTCCTTTTGGGATTTATCCATCCTAAAATTTATATTCCTTTCGGATTGGGAGAAACTGAGCGCACGTTTGTTTTAATGCACGAAAGGTATCACTTAAAACGAAAAGATAATCTTATAAAGCTTTTCAGTTTTTTGGTCTTGCTCTGCCATTGGTTTAACCCTCTTGCATGGCTGGCATATCGGCTTATGGTAAAAGATATGGAGATGAGCTGTGATGAAAAAGTGCTATCAGAAGGAGGAAAGGGGATCGCATATGCGTATAGCATGTCATTATTGTCTTTTGCAGCAAATAGACGGCATTTGGCAGAAAGCCCGCTTTTCTTTGGCGAAATTGGGATACGGCAACGAATAAAAAACGTATTGAGCTTTCAAAAGCCACAGAGATGGGTATCGGTTCTTGCTGTAATTCTTTGTATCATGACAACAGTTGCCTGTGCCGCAAATCCTGTGCAGCAAATAAAAGAAGGTATGAGCGGCGGCGAGATAACGGGAAACTATATATTTGAAGAAGCGCTTTATATGAATCCACTCAGCTCTTTCATGCCTTTTAAGGACTTTAAGGAGTATTATACCTTAACACCGGATTTCCTTATCGTGACCGACGAGAATGGAGAACAGAGAAAATTTCCAGTTTCTTATAATAAAGAGAAAGTAGAGGAGCAAGCGTTTGAGGATTCTTTTTCTATAAAATTCTCAAGTCTTCCTAATATCTCCGACTATAAAGAGCGATACCGATATATGCTGACGGATCTGCCGGATGCAAGAAATTATGGGATTTATCAGATGGACGATGAGGTTTGGATTGCAAGTTTTTATAATGCTGATGATACGAAGCAAGGAGAAAGTTTTTGGAGTATTTATAAAATAAAAAACTTTGACGGAGAAATCCCTTTGCGCAGATCAATACGAGGGAAAACAGATGGCGTTGAAGCATTTCAAGCTTTACAGAAAGGATTTCAATCACAATATACGGATGACCTATGTTATAACATAACACCAGAATATATCGAGAAAAATTCAGATTACAAGATTTTTAAATATGGTGCTTCTTGTGCGTCGTTTTTACTGTATGAGGGAGAGATTTATCCTTTAGGTGAATGGTTTGGTGGGTTTGGAATAACAAGCATGGTGCTTAATGATTTGAACGAGGACGGGAAAGCAGAGCTGTATTTTACTTATTCATGGGGCTCCGGCATTCATCGGTCGCATGCGGCATATTTTGATCCGGCTATAGAACAAGTAGTGGCGTTTACTTATTCCAAGCAAGACGGAGACCTGCTTGTTACGGATAATGATAAAGGAGGTGTATCCCTTTATGATGCAGCCGTATTAACGATGGATAATTTTTCGAATTTTGATATAAAAGGAAGTAAACGGATTTCAGACATTATTTATAGGAACAATGAAATAAAACTGGATTCTTTTTATTAA
- a CDS encoding PadR family transcriptional regulator, whose amino-acid sequence MPRKALEGLTESMFYVLMAFNQKPMCGIDVAAFIDQKTKGQLQIGPATLYTILGKFESEKYIRETEVVGRKRTYHITKIGIAAYQTEIIRLRRCLEDAESENSTEEKL is encoded by the coding sequence ATGCCAAGAAAGGCATTGGAAGGTTTAACAGAATCCATGTTCTATGTCCTCATGGCTTTCAATCAAAAACCAATGTGCGGTATTGATGTTGCCGCATTTATTGATCAAAAAACAAAGGGGCAATTACAAATTGGTCCTGCAACCTTATACACTATTTTAGGAAAATTTGAAAGTGAAAAATATATAAGAGAAACTGAAGTTGTTGGACGCAAACGAACTTACCACATTACAAAGATAGGGATCGCAGCATATCAGACAGAAATCATTCGACTGCGCCGATGCTTGGAAGATGCCGAAAGCGAGAATTCCACCGAGGAGAAACTATGA
- a CDS encoding acyclic terpene utilization AtuA family protein: MKKIRIGSGAGYAGDRIEPAVELMEKGNLDYIMFECLAERTIAIGQQDKMKDPKKGYNQLLEARMRKILPLAKKNGIKVITNMGSANPLAAAEVTVALAKELGVSGLKIAAVTGDDIFDDIKKYYDNHVLELDCSLGEIQESILSTNVYCGADGIIEALKNEADIIITGRVSDPALAIGPLVHEFGWNLEKNPEQMGQAVLVGHLLECGGQVTGGYYADPGYKDVPNLERLGFPLIEIDETGEIIVTKVEGSGGIVSTDTCKEQMIYEIHNPQKYMTPDVIADFSHVTFTQVGKDRVKAMHATSHGKPETLKVSVGYKDCFIGEGEISYGGSNCMNRAKLAAEIVEKRLQLIGVEMEEYRTDFIGYNSLYKSEISDQFAPDHFSEIRVRCSGRTKDRHNAELIANEVEALYTNGPAGGAGATKKVSEVVSICSIFVPREIVDIKVSYQEV, encoded by the coding sequence ATGAAGAAGATTAGAATCGGGAGCGGAGCCGGATATGCCGGTGACCGTATTGAACCGGCAGTTGAATTGATGGAAAAAGGAAATTTGGATTACATCATGTTTGAGTGTCTTGCGGAACGAACGATTGCAATCGGACAGCAGGACAAAATGAAAGATCCGAAAAAAGGCTACAATCAGCTGCTGGAAGCAAGAATGAGAAAAATTCTTCCCTTAGCGAAAAAAAATGGAATCAAAGTAATCACAAATATGGGTTCAGCGAACCCTCTTGCGGCTGCAGAAGTAACCGTTGCATTGGCGAAGGAACTAGGGGTAAGCGGATTGAAAATAGCAGCAGTAACCGGTGATGATATTTTTGATGACATAAAAAAGTACTATGACAATCATGTATTGGAGTTAGATTGTTCTTTAGGAGAGATTCAAGAATCGATCTTATCCACAAATGTATACTGTGGAGCCGATGGAATTATCGAAGCACTCAAAAATGAAGCGGATATTATTATTACAGGAAGAGTGTCAGATCCCGCACTTGCGATTGGACCATTGGTGCATGAATTCGGATGGAATCTGGAAAAGAATCCGGAACAAATGGGGCAGGCCGTGTTGGTAGGGCATCTGCTGGAGTGCGGAGGCCAGGTCACCGGAGGATATTATGCAGACCCGGGATATAAGGATGTTCCGAATTTGGAACGTTTGGGATTTCCGTTGATAGAAATTGATGAAACAGGTGAAATTATCGTGACTAAGGTAGAAGGCTCCGGTGGAATCGTGAGCACGGATACCTGTAAGGAACAGATGATTTATGAAATTCATAATCCGCAAAAGTATATGACACCGGATGTAATCGCTGATTTTTCTCATGTTACGTTTACACAAGTAGGAAAAGACAGAGTAAAAGCGATGCATGCTACTTCCCATGGAAAGCCGGAAACATTGAAAGTAAGTGTTGGATATAAGGATTGCTTTATCGGAGAAGGAGAAATCAGCTACGGCGGATCGAATTGTATGAATCGAGCGAAGCTGGCTGCGGAAATTGTTGAAAAACGGCTTCAGTTGATAGGCGTTGAGATGGAAGAATACAGAACCGATTTTATTGGCTATAACTCCTTATATAAAAGCGAGATTTCAGATCAATTTGCTCCCGATCATTTTTCGGAAATCAGAGTTAGATGCTCGGGCAGGACAAAAGACAGACACAATGCGGAATTGATTGCCAATGAAGTGGAAGCACTTTATACTAACGGACCGGCAGGAGGAGCAGGGGCAACTAAGAAAGTTTCCGAAGTCGTTTCAATCTGTTCCATTTTCGTTCCAAGGGAAATTGTGGACATAAAAGTTTCATATCAGGAGGTGTAA
- a CDS encoding DUF2812 domain-containing protein produces MKIKNLQRKKYTYRLPPCPNYDVEGTESWLSDMAKKGFLLSRDGFFAGLAIFEKAKPCTIRYRLEPISKKSRILIENENEPTDEVIALNESYGWSYIASRGQFYIYASSQLHARELNTDPAVQAIALNMVKKKERTNMIICFFWLMLYPILFLRGNLMLLAVHIGAWWALLSVLLFFWILWRSCARFLYLKKLKKRLTFGEMPNHKKDWKRHARTHQSLEVVFHLLIFTWLVLVFAGWSNENTAANVQSLNDYKGPIPFATMRDFAPNGTYHQNDLNLNNRYNVIKTRSRWLSPTMITFRENATIKLDGNKAITGGLLINYYDARSPWIAREIAREYVVEAKHSKNCTIQQIQDLGIDFSVTYTEIFPAVIIQQGNKVMQATFYQTSPSYTLELDEWAQILADSIK; encoded by the coding sequence ATGAAAATCAAGAATTTACAAAGAAAAAAATATACTTACCGCCTGCCACCTTGTCCGAATTATGATGTAGAAGGAACTGAAAGCTGGCTTTCTGATATGGCAAAAAAAGGATTCCTTTTAAGCAGAGACGGATTCTTCGCCGGCCTTGCAATCTTTGAAAAAGCAAAACCCTGCACGATTCGTTATCGCTTAGAACCGATTTCTAAAAAATCCCGAATTTTGATAGAAAATGAGAATGAGCCTACTGATGAAGTGATTGCATTAAATGAATCTTACGGCTGGAGCTACATTGCATCACGAGGGCAATTTTACATTTACGCTTCCAGCCAGCTGCATGCACGTGAATTGAATACCGATCCAGCAGTTCAAGCCATTGCACTTAACATGGTAAAAAAGAAGGAACGCACCAATATGATTATTTGCTTCTTTTGGCTTATGCTGTATCCAATTCTGTTTTTACGGGGAAATCTAATGCTGTTAGCCGTCCATATAGGAGCATGGTGGGCCTTATTAAGCGTTCTGTTATTCTTTTGGATTTTGTGGCGTTCGTGTGCTAGATTCCTTTACCTTAAAAAGCTAAAAAAGCGCTTAACATTTGGTGAAATGCCGAATCACAAAAAAGATTGGAAACGCCATGCCCGCACCCATCAGTCTCTTGAGGTGGTTTTCCACCTCCTCATCTTTACTTGGCTTGTCCTCGTTTTTGCTGGATGGAGCAACGAGAATACAGCAGCAAACGTGCAATCTTTAAACGATTATAAGGGGCCTATCCCCTTTGCAACCATGAGAGATTTTGCCCCTAATGGCACTTACCATCAAAATGACTTGAACCTAAACAATCGCTACAATGTTATTAAAACTCGTTCCAGATGGCTTTCACCGACGATGATCACGTTCCGTGAGAATGCAACAATCAAACTGGATGGCAACAAAGCCATAACCGGTGGTTTGCTAATCAATTATTATGATGCAAGGTCCCCATGGATCGCTCGGGAAATCGCACGTGAATATGTGGTTGAAGCAAAGCATTCAAAGAATTGCACCATACAGCAGATTCAGGATTTGGGGATTGATTTTTCTGTTACTTACACCGAAATTTTTCCAGCTGTAATTATCCAGCAGGGAAATAAAGTTATGCAGGCTACTTTTTATCAAACCTCTCCCTCCTATACATTAGAACTCGATGAGTGGGCTCAAATTCTTGCAGACAGCATAAAATAA